Proteins found in one Methylobacter sp. S3L5C genomic segment:
- a CDS encoding sodium-translocating pyrophosphatase, which translates to MQKLTGLLWHFAQQQRLTSFIFFALVLITPGIALAGEADIVVPDLSQGMYLGINGRTLIMVGLAICTLGMIFGLWVFNELKSLPVHQSMLDISELIYETCKTYLQTQGKFIMLLWIFIAAVISVYFGWLKPIGEGTEVIINLAIILVFSLIGIAGSYSVAWFGIRINTFANSRTAFASLRGLPYATSAIPLKAGISIGTVLIAIELIIMLAILLFIPGHLAGVCFIGFAIGESLGAAALRVAGGIFTKIADIGADLMKIFFNIDEDDVRNPGVIADCTGDNAGDSVGPTADGFETYGVTGVALITFILLAVADPKIQVDLLIWIFAMRIIMIVTSVVSYCLNGLISKAMWGRALEFDFEQPLTNLVWLTSLLSIIMTYTISYAMIPDLGGNPSLWWQLSTIISCGTLAGAIIPELVKVFTSTKSAHVQEVVTASREGGASLNILAGLVAGNFSAYWIGLTIIALMGCAWFVSGMGLGTVMASEAVFAFGLVAFGFLGMGPVTIAIDSYGPVTDNAQSVYELSMIESLPNIKAEIKKEFGFEPNFAKAKHLLEENDGTGNTFKAAAKPVLIGTAVVGSTTLIFSIILLIAKGEGSSGQLNIEQINALLITSGYNFSLLNPLFLLGLIAGGAIIYWFTGASMQAVSTGAYRTVEFIKIHIKLDANATKASVADSKRVVEICTHYAQKGMFNIFMTVFFTTLAFAFLNEFFFIGYLVSISIFGLYQAIFMANAGGAWDNAKKIVETELHEKGTDLHAATIVGDTVGDPFKDTSSVAMNPIIKFTTLFGVLAVELALSMKHLMTLRLSLATLFFAVAAVFVWRSFYRMRIKTKI; encoded by the coding sequence ATGCAAAAACTAACTGGTTTATTGTGGCACTTTGCCCAACAACAACGACTGACTTCATTTATTTTTTTTGCACTGGTATTAATTACGCCTGGCATCGCGCTGGCAGGCGAAGCCGATATCGTGGTTCCGGATCTGAGCCAAGGTATGTACCTGGGCATAAATGGCCGGACACTAATTATGGTCGGTCTTGCGATTTGCACATTAGGTATGATATTTGGCCTTTGGGTCTTCAACGAACTTAAGAGCCTGCCTGTCCACCAGTCCATGCTCGATATTTCAGAACTAATCTATGAAACGTGTAAAACCTATCTGCAAACCCAAGGCAAGTTTATCATGCTGCTATGGATTTTTATCGCCGCCGTCATAAGCGTATACTTCGGCTGGTTGAAGCCTATTGGCGAAGGCACTGAAGTCATAATAAATCTAGCGATTATCCTGGTGTTTAGCTTGATCGGCATCGCTGGCAGCTATAGCGTCGCGTGGTTTGGTATCCGAATCAATACATTCGCCAATTCACGCACGGCTTTTGCGAGTCTGCGAGGGTTGCCCTATGCGACTAGTGCAATCCCGCTCAAGGCTGGCATCAGCATAGGAACGGTCTTGATTGCAATCGAACTGATCATTATGCTCGCTATTCTGCTGTTTATCCCGGGGCATTTGGCTGGCGTGTGCTTCATCGGTTTCGCTATTGGTGAATCTCTCGGCGCGGCGGCTCTTCGCGTGGCTGGCGGCATTTTCACCAAAATCGCTGACATCGGTGCAGACCTCATGAAAATTTTCTTTAATATCGACGAAGACGATGTACGCAACCCTGGCGTCATTGCCGACTGCACAGGCGACAATGCAGGCGATTCAGTTGGTCCAACCGCCGATGGTTTTGAAACATACGGCGTCACCGGTGTCGCACTCATCACCTTTATATTGCTTGCTGTTGCTGATCCGAAAATTCAGGTTGACCTGCTCATCTGGATTTTTGCCATGCGTATTATAATGATTGTCACGTCAGTTGTATCATACTGCCTGAACGGACTGATCTCGAAAGCAATGTGGGGTAGAGCCCTGGAGTTTGACTTTGAGCAGCCGCTAACTAATTTGGTGTGGCTTACTTCGTTATTATCAATCATTATGACCTATACGATCTCGTATGCAATGATTCCTGATCTCGGCGGCAACCCAAGTCTGTGGTGGCAGCTTTCGACCATCATCAGCTGCGGGACACTGGCTGGTGCAATTATCCCGGAACTGGTGAAAGTATTTACATCAACCAAATCAGCACATGTTCAGGAAGTCGTCACGGCATCTCGTGAAGGTGGTGCTTCGCTGAACATCTTGGCAGGTCTGGTTGCTGGTAACTTCTCTGCCTACTGGATTGGCTTGACCATCATCGCTCTGATGGGCTGCGCCTGGTTCGTTTCCGGAATGGGCTTAGGTACTGTTATGGCGTCCGAGGCTGTATTCGCATTTGGTTTGGTAGCCTTCGGATTCCTTGGCATGGGCCCTGTGACAATAGCCATTGACTCCTACGGCCCGGTAACAGACAACGCCCAGTCCGTTTATGAGTTATCCATGATAGAGTCGCTCCCTAACATCAAAGCAGAAATCAAGAAGGAATTCGGCTTTGAACCGAACTTCGCAAAGGCCAAACACCTGCTCGAAGAAAATGACGGTACAGGCAACACCTTTAAAGCAGCAGCCAAGCCGGTTTTGATAGGTACGGCCGTCGTCGGTTCGACAACCCTAATCTTCTCAATTATATTACTGATCGCCAAAGGCGAAGGCTCCTCTGGACAATTAAATATAGAACAAATCAATGCTTTATTAATAACCTCCGGATACAATTTCTCGCTGCTCAACCCGCTCTTTTTACTTGGACTTATAGCTGGTGGCGCGATTATTTATTGGTTTACAGGTGCCTCAATGCAAGCTGTTTCGACGGGGGCTTATAGGACTGTGGAATTTATCAAGATACACATCAAGCTCGATGCCAACGCGACTAAAGCATCGGTCGCAGACTCCAAACGTGTCGTTGAAATTTGCACCCATTACGCACAAAAAGGGATGTTCAACATCTTTATGACGGTGTTCTTTACTACGCTCGCCTTTGCATTCCTAAATGAGTTCTTTTTCATCGGCTACTTGGTTTCAATCTCCATTTTCGGCTTGTACCAAGCAATTTTTATGGCTAACGCTGGCGGCGCGTGGGACAACGCCAAGAAAATTGTCGAAACCGAACTGCATGAAAAAGGCACAGACCTGCACGCAGCCACCATTGTCGGTGATACTGTAGGCGACCCTTTCAAGGACACCTCGTCCGTCGCAATGAATCCAATCATCAAATTCACCACCCTGTTCGGCGTGTTGGCAGTGGAACTGGCCCTCAGCATGAAACACCTGATGACGTTGCGCTTATCGCTGGCCACCTTATTCTTCGCGGTGGCCGCCGTGTTTGTGTGGCGCTCTTTCTATCGCATGCGGATCAAAACAAAAATTTGA
- the dbpA gene encoding ATP-dependent RNA helicase DbpA, whose amino-acid sequence MNTAEFSSLPLKPALLENIESLGYTHLTPIQAESLPHILEGRDVIAQAKTGSGKTAAFGIGLLSRLDLTSFRVQALVVCPTRELADQVCKEIRRLARFTQNIKVLSLCGGVPFGPQVGSLEHGVHVVVGTPGRLQEHLRKRSLRLSNLKVLVLDEADRMLDMGFEEVITEVISYAPSHRQTLLFSATYADPIREISQKFQYKPVSVSIDSSHHDSVIEQRFYQIEKSQRINALGYLLAYHRPESTVVFCNTKRECQDIASALENSGFSVQALHGDLDQKHRDQVLVRFSNKSCSVLVATDVAARGLDIKELQAVINYDLPWDPEIYVHRIGRTGRAGKKGLALSLCTELELNRVKSIEEYQSIPAKWDEIAPFQMSYENRFEPPMVTLWIDGGRKDKVRPGDILGALTGDGGVEGSEVGKIDIFDAHAYVAIKQNSVDKALACLQKGKIKNRNFMVRKSQWG is encoded by the coding sequence GTGAATACTGCTGAATTTTCTTCCTTACCGTTAAAACCCGCCCTGCTAGAAAATATTGAATCCTTGGGTTATACCCATTTAACACCTATCCAGGCGGAAAGTCTGCCGCATATTCTGGAGGGTAGGGATGTTATTGCCCAAGCTAAAACAGGCAGCGGTAAAACGGCTGCGTTTGGTATAGGTTTGTTGTCTCGACTGGATTTGACCAGTTTTAGAGTGCAGGCTTTGGTTGTTTGCCCAACCCGTGAGCTTGCCGATCAAGTATGTAAGGAAATTCGTAGACTGGCGCGTTTTACCCAAAACATTAAGGTGTTGTCCTTATGCGGTGGTGTACCGTTTGGACCACAGGTAGGTTCCCTGGAACATGGTGTGCATGTTGTAGTGGGTACTCCGGGTCGGCTACAAGAGCATTTGCGTAAACGTAGTTTACGTTTAAGCAACTTAAAGGTATTGGTATTGGATGAAGCTGACCGGATGCTGGATATGGGTTTTGAAGAAGTTATTACCGAGGTGATTTCTTATGCGCCTTCGCACAGGCAAACCTTGCTGTTTTCAGCGACTTATGCCGATCCTATTCGGGAAATCAGTCAGAAATTTCAATATAAGCCGGTTTCAGTAAGCATTGATAGTAGTCATCACGATAGCGTTATTGAGCAACGTTTTTATCAAATAGAAAAGTCTCAACGGATAAACGCGTTGGGCTATTTGTTAGCGTATCATCGCCCTGAATCAACAGTGGTATTTTGTAATACCAAAAGAGAGTGTCAGGATATAGCCAGTGCTCTTGAGAACAGCGGTTTTTCTGTTCAGGCTCTACATGGCGATCTGGATCAAAAACATCGGGATCAAGTATTGGTAAGGTTTTCCAATAAAAGCTGTTCAGTCCTGGTTGCTACCGATGTAGCTGCGCGGGGACTGGATATTAAAGAACTGCAAGCCGTGATTAATTATGATCTGCCTTGGGATCCTGAAATTTATGTTCATCGGATCGGGCGTACCGGTCGTGCAGGGAAAAAGGGCTTGGCGCTTAGTTTATGTACCGAACTGGAGCTAAACAGGGTTAAATCCATTGAAGAGTATCAATCTATTCCTGCCAAGTGGGATGAGATCGCCCCTTTTCAGATGAGTTATGAAAACCGGTTTGAACCTCCCATGGTGACCTTGTGGATAGATGGTGGTCGTAAAGATAAAGTGCGTCCGGGTGATATCTTGGGTGCATTAACCGGCGACGGTGGAGTTGAGGGTAGTGAAGTGGGCAAAATCGATATTTTTGATGCTCATGCTTATGTTGCCATCAAGCAAAATAGCGTGGATAAAGCACTTGCCTGCTTACAAAAAGGCAAAATAAAAAACCGCAATTTTATGGTTCGTAAATCTCAATGGGGATAA
- the rapZ gene encoding RNase adapter RapZ, which produces MKLLIVSALSGSGKSIALDTLEDCGYYCIDNLPVTLLEAFINNVMLADKKTYAKTAIGIDARNQFESLANFSENLKLIRDKGIDCEIIFMQAEESTLLKRYSETRRRHPLTDYNIPLKEALKIEKEMLTPIAKHANVVIDTSRTDYHQLRELIRDQIGERKFRHISLQFQSFGFKHGVPLDADFVFDARSLPNPYWIPELRSLTGKDQPVADFLKEQPLVAEFFKDITTFLEKWIPRFEAEGRSYLTIAIGCTGGQHRSVYLVDSLIKHFKSPFVNVIVRHRELH; this is translated from the coding sequence ATGAAACTATTAATTGTCAGCGCCCTGTCTGGTTCAGGTAAAAGTATCGCTTTGGATACCTTGGAAGATTGCGGTTATTATTGCATTGATAATCTTCCGGTAACCTTGTTGGAAGCTTTTATTAATAATGTCATGTTGGCGGACAAAAAAACTTATGCAAAAACAGCCATTGGCATTGATGCCAGAAATCAATTTGAAAGCTTGGCAAACTTCTCCGAAAATTTAAAATTAATTCGCGATAAAGGTATTGATTGTGAAATTATATTTATGCAAGCCGAAGAATCTACTTTATTAAAACGCTATAGTGAAACCCGCAGAAGACATCCACTAACGGACTATAATATACCGCTAAAGGAAGCCCTGAAAATTGAAAAGGAAATGCTCACACCAATTGCCAAGCATGCAAATGTTGTTATAGATACCAGTCGCACTGATTATCATCAGTTGCGTGAACTAATCAGGGATCAAATAGGCGAACGTAAATTCAGACATATTTCTTTGCAGTTTCAATCCTTCGGATTTAAACATGGCGTACCATTAGATGCCGACTTTGTTTTTGATGCACGCAGCCTGCCCAATCCTTACTGGATTCCAGAATTGCGCTCATTAACCGGAAAAGATCAACCCGTGGCAGATTTTCTTAAAGAACAACCCCTTGTCGCTGAGTTTTTTAAGGATATTACGACGTTTCTTGAAAAATGGATACCCCGTTTTGAGGCCGAAGGACGAAGTTATTTAACGATTGCGATTGGTTGTACCGGTGGACAACACCGCTCTGTTTATTTGGTTGACTCACTGATCAAACATTTTAAAAGCCCCTTCGTAAATGTCATTGTCCGTCACCGGGAATTGCATTAA
- the hpf gene encoding ribosome hibernation-promoting factor, HPF/YfiA family: MQVIVTGPHLEVTDALKAHIDAKFEKLARHFDNVTDVHVILSVEKLVHKAEATLQLSGAKLFAEDHQDDMYAAIDAMVDKLERQITKHKEKTGSHR; the protein is encoded by the coding sequence ATGCAAGTTATAGTAACAGGCCCACATCTTGAAGTAACCGATGCTTTAAAAGCACACATAGATGCAAAATTTGAAAAATTAGCCCGTCATTTTGACAATGTTACCGATGTACACGTTATTTTAAGCGTAGAAAAATTGGTTCACAAAGCAGAAGCAACACTGCAATTAAGCGGAGCAAAATTATTTGCCGAAGATCATCAAGACGACATGTACGCAGCAATTGATGCAATGGTAGACAAGTTGGAACGTCAAATTACCAAGCATAAAGAAAAAACCGGAAGCCATAGATAA
- a CDS encoding RNA polymerase factor sigma-54 encodes MKQSLHLRLGQQLTMTPQLQQAIKLLQMSTLDLQQEIQQALESNIMLEINDDDSSPREAPATSENKTENLDSFTSEGSQTNIPDELPIDSSWEDIYESALAPGTDNTESVEFESQRSNASTLLDHLLWQLELTPFSERDHAIATAIIDSVNEDGYLSSTPEDIFEGLQNQIDDLDFDEVNAVLHRIQQFDPPGVAAIDLSDCLKLQLQQLPETTPYRQEALIIVTRHLKLLATHEQAKLTRQLGVTERQLDEIVALIRTLDPKPGAQIQESDSEYVIPDVYVSKVNDQWQVNLNPDIAPKLRINPFYSALIKRADNSKDNICMKDHLQEAKWFIKNLHSRNDTLLRVARCIVEKQTGFLDHGSIAMKPMVLRDIAEELELHESTISRVTTHKYMHTPNGIIEFKFFFSSHVSTEGGGECSSTAIRAFIKELIDNENQARPLSDSKIADFLQAKGINVARRTIAKYREAMLISSSSQRKRIL; translated from the coding sequence ATGAAACAATCCTTACATCTTCGGCTAGGCCAACAATTAACCATGACACCACAATTGCAACAGGCTATTAAGCTGCTGCAGATGTCGACATTGGATTTACAGCAAGAAATCCAGCAGGCTCTTGAGTCCAATATAATGCTGGAAATAAATGATGATGACAGCAGTCCTCGGGAAGCTCCTGCCACCTCCGAAAACAAAACAGAAAATCTGGATTCATTTACCAGCGAAGGTTCACAAACTAATATACCGGATGAATTACCCATCGACTCTTCATGGGAAGATATTTATGAGAGCGCGTTAGCTCCCGGCACTGATAATACAGAATCTGTTGAATTTGAATCTCAGCGCAGTAATGCATCAACATTGCTGGATCATTTACTATGGCAACTGGAATTGACACCGTTTTCAGAACGGGATCATGCGATTGCTACCGCAATAATTGATTCCGTTAATGAAGACGGTTATCTGAGTAGTACGCCTGAGGATATTTTTGAAGGCCTGCAAAATCAGATTGATGATCTTGATTTTGATGAAGTTAATGCCGTCCTGCATAGAATACAACAGTTTGATCCGCCAGGCGTGGCAGCGATTGATTTAAGTGATTGCTTAAAATTGCAGTTGCAACAATTGCCGGAAACAACGCCATACCGACAAGAAGCGCTCATTATAGTGACGCGACATCTGAAACTGCTAGCTACTCATGAACAAGCAAAGCTTACACGTCAACTGGGCGTTACCGAGCGGCAACTGGACGAGATCGTTGCTTTAATCAGAACATTGGATCCGAAACCGGGTGCACAGATACAGGAATCGGATTCAGAATACGTTATCCCCGATGTTTATGTATCCAAAGTAAACGATCAATGGCAAGTCAACCTGAATCCGGACATTGCACCTAAATTACGTATAAATCCGTTTTATTCAGCGCTCATTAAAAGAGCAGATAACAGTAAAGATAATATTTGCATGAAAGACCATTTACAAGAAGCCAAATGGTTTATCAAAAATCTTCATAGCCGTAATGATACATTATTGCGAGTTGCCCGATGTATTGTTGAGAAGCAAACAGGATTTCTTGATCATGGATCGATTGCCATGAAACCGATGGTATTGCGGGATATTGCTGAAGAACTGGAATTACATGAATCAACCATTTCCAGAGTAACAACACATAAATATATGCATACTCCGAATGGTATAATTGAATTTAAATTTTTCTTTTCCAGCCATGTTTCAACAGAAGGCGGGGGCGAATGCTCATCTACTGCTATCAGAGCATTTATTAAAGAATTAATCGACAATGAAAATCAAGCACGACCATTAAGTGACAGTAAGATTGCCGATTTTTTACAAGCAAAAGGCATTAACGTTGCGAGAAGAACCATTGCCAAGTATCGCGAAGCAATGCTTATTTCCTCATCAAGTCAGCGAAAACGTATTTTGTAA
- the lptB gene encoding LPS export ABC transporter ATP-binding protein encodes MAILAANQLIKSYNKRNVVDGVSLYVTSKEVVGLLGPNGAGKTTSFYMMVGLIKADQGKITLDSKDITHYPMHLRAAQGIGYLPQEPSVFRKLSVADNLRAVLQIRSDLSSGQAELIIEELLEEFHIAHLRDHIGLHLSGGERRRVEIARALATNPQFILLDEPFAGVDPISVEDIKKIIEHLKDRGIGILITEHNVRETLGICDRAYILNAGKVIAEGGAEAIVANEEVRKVYLGNNFSL; translated from the coding sequence ATGGCAATACTTGCAGCAAATCAGTTGATTAAATCCTACAATAAACGTAATGTAGTTGATGGTGTGTCATTATATGTTACCAGTAAAGAAGTGGTTGGTTTATTGGGCCCTAATGGTGCAGGAAAAACAACCAGCTTTTATATGATGGTTGGCCTTATTAAAGCGGATCAAGGCAAAATCACCTTGGACTCAAAAGACATTACTCACTATCCAATGCATTTACGTGCAGCTCAAGGCATTGGTTATTTACCACAGGAACCATCAGTTTTTCGTAAATTAAGTGTTGCGGATAATTTACGGGCTGTCTTGCAAATCCGTTCTGATTTAAGCTCGGGGCAGGCAGAACTGATAATTGAAGAATTACTGGAAGAGTTTCATATTGCACACTTGCGTGACCATATTGGCTTACACTTATCGGGTGGTGAGCGAAGGCGTGTTGAAATTGCCAGAGCATTGGCAACCAATCCCCAGTTTATATTACTGGATGAGCCTTTTGCCGGCGTTGATCCCATATCGGTAGAAGATATTAAAAAAATTATAGAACATTTAAAAGATCGTGGCATTGGTATATTAATTACCGAACATAATGTTAGAGAAACCTTAGGGATTTGTGATCGTGCGTATATACTAAACGCTGGCAAGGTAATTGCCGAAGGTGGGGCAGAAGCCATCGTTGCCAATGAGGAAGTGCGTAAAGTTTATCTGGGTAATAACTTTAGTCTTTAA
- the lptA gene encoding lipopolysaccharide transport periplasmic protein LptA, with amino-acid sequence MKQNKKASIFYCCTLLLALISSNVWALESDSDQPIIIDSNTATYDDVTATSTYIGNVISVQGSIRVNSDKLVVYFVDGDAEKLVFTGNKAKFKQTPSEGGEDITGEAFTGEFYPKTNLLVLINTATVWQGNTTYSSDYIQYDIKTSLVKAGEKSSDNKRVHVILKPSPKEQKPASEKPTAKDTKK; translated from the coding sequence ATGAAACAAAATAAAAAAGCGTCAATCTTTTATTGTTGTACATTACTATTGGCACTAATAAGTTCCAATGTATGGGCTTTGGAAAGTGATTCTGATCAACCGATAATTATTGATTCAAATACCGCGACTTATGATGATGTAACAGCCACCAGCACGTACATCGGGAATGTGATTTCGGTTCAGGGTAGTATCCGTGTCAATTCAGATAAATTGGTTGTTTATTTTGTCGATGGTGATGCCGAGAAACTGGTATTTACGGGAAATAAAGCCAAATTTAAACAAACACCTAGCGAAGGCGGTGAAGATATAACCGGTGAAGCCTTTACCGGTGAATTTTATCCCAAAACAAATCTGTTGGTTTTAATCAATACCGCGACGGTTTGGCAAGGTAATACAACCTATTCCAGTGATTATATTCAGTATGATATTAAAACGTCTTTGGTTAAAGCAGGAGAAAAATCATCTGATAACAAGCGCGTCCACGTTATATTGAAACCCAGCCCCAAAGAGCAAAAACCAGCTTCAGAAAAACCAACAGCAAAAGATACCAAAAAATGA
- the lptC gene encoding LPS export ABC transporter periplasmic protein LptC — translation MSLRESKLYIYLVVIALISGWLVKLTDFDEIFRTQVPVHSPDYFSSNYTKWEMSELGTLKSKVLADKMTHYSDDGTTHMVNPVMFFYNEKTPPWVVNSETGILSSDGKDLLLNGKVIVDRKKADGVAPLTINTSELKVKPETSYAETDQWAELISLQNTTTGIGMKMTFAQPIHLQLLANVKGKYETK, via the coding sequence ATGAGTCTGAGAGAAAGCAAGCTATATATTTACCTGGTCGTTATCGCACTAATTAGCGGTTGGCTGGTTAAATTAACGGATTTTGATGAGATTTTTCGTACCCAGGTACCTGTACATAGCCCCGATTATTTTAGTAGCAACTATACAAAATGGGAAATGAGCGAACTCGGCACTTTAAAAAGCAAAGTACTGGCCGACAAAATGACCCATTACAGCGATGATGGCACTACCCATATGGTAAATCCAGTGATGTTTTTTTATAACGAAAAAACACCGCCATGGGTTGTTAATTCAGAAACAGGTATTCTCTCTAGTGATGGCAAGGATCTATTATTAAATGGAAAGGTTATTGTTGACCGAAAAAAAGCCGATGGTGTTGCCCCGCTCACGATTAATACCAGCGAATTAAAAGTAAAGCCGGAGACCAGTTATGCAGAAACTGATCAGTGGGCTGAGTTGATCAGCCTACAAAACACGACAACAGGAATAGGCATGAAAATGACTTTTGCCCAGCCAATTCATCTGCAGTTACTCGCTAATGTGAAGGGAAAATATGAAACAAAATAA
- the kdsC gene encoding 3-deoxy-manno-octulosonate-8-phosphatase KdsC, translating into MTEKTPISLATLIEKAKKLKLLILDVDGVLTDGKLFFDNEGNEYKSFHARDGHGIKLLRQTGVEVAVISGRKSNSVALRMKNLGIEHVYQGHEHKKAAFYEIIEKLSITPEQAGHVGDDLLDLPIMIRVGLAIAVADANFAVKQHADWCTTLPGGQGAVREVCDFIMQAQGRFDDVLNTYLT; encoded by the coding sequence ATGACAGAAAAGACACCAATCTCTTTGGCAACCCTCATAGAAAAAGCGAAAAAACTCAAGTTATTGATTCTGGATGTGGATGGTGTTTTAACGGATGGTAAACTTTTTTTTGATAATGAGGGTAACGAATACAAGTCTTTTCATGCCCGCGACGGTCATGGCATTAAGCTCTTGCGTCAGACAGGCGTTGAAGTTGCCGTTATTTCCGGACGAAAATCCAACTCGGTCGCACTACGTATGAAAAATCTGGGTATTGAGCATGTTTATCAAGGTCATGAACATAAAAAAGCCGCTTTTTATGAAATTATTGAAAAATTAAGCATTACACCTGAACAAGCAGGGCATGTTGGTGATGACTTGCTGGATTTGCCAATAATGATAAGAGTCGGTCTTGCCATTGCCGTTGCTGATGCAAACTTTGCCGTTAAACAACATGCCGACTGGTGCACAACACTACCTGGTGGACAGGGTGCCGTACGCGAGGTATGTGATTTTATTATGCAGGCGCAGGGACGCTTTGATGACGTATTGAATACTTATCTGACATGA
- a CDS encoding KpsF/GutQ family sugar-phosphate isomerase, translated as MKLNDQKLRELGLAVIQVEAQAINALAEQINDNFVAACKLLFMCTGRVVVIGMGKSGHIAGKIAATLASTGTPAFFVHPGEASHGDLGMITKQDVVLALSNSGETEEILKILPIIKRLGVPLIAMTGNPASTLSLVATTHINVTVAQEACPLGLAPTSSTTAALVMGDALAVSLLEARGFTRDDFALSHPGGSLGKRLLLRVNDIMHVGSNIPSVPESAFISQALLEMTEKKLGMTAIVNENKQVIGIFTDGDLRRTLGKSLDIQNTAISEVMTSQCAVISEDILAAEAMQIMEQKKINALIVVDKQQFAIGALNMHDLIRAGIV; from the coding sequence ATGAAGCTCAACGACCAAAAACTTCGCGAATTAGGCCTGGCAGTCATTCAGGTAGAAGCGCAAGCAATTAATGCCCTGGCCGAACAAATTAATGATAATTTTGTGGCTGCATGCAAATTACTGTTTATGTGTACGGGGCGCGTGGTTGTTATCGGCATGGGTAAATCAGGGCATATTGCCGGCAAGATTGCTGCGACCTTGGCCAGTACCGGAACCCCGGCTTTTTTTGTGCATCCCGGAGAGGCCAGCCATGGTGATCTGGGCATGATTACCAAGCAGGACGTAGTGCTTGCTTTATCTAATTCAGGGGAAACTGAAGAGATTTTAAAAATCCTGCCGATTATTAAACGCCTGGGCGTACCTTTAATCGCAATGACCGGAAACCCTGCGTCAACACTAAGTCTTGTGGCCACGACACATATCAATGTCACTGTTGCCCAAGAAGCCTGCCCTTTAGGACTGGCACCCACTTCCAGCACTACGGCAGCACTGGTAATGGGCGATGCCTTGGCGGTGTCATTACTTGAAGCGCGAGGATTTACGCGTGACGACTTTGCCCTGTCCCATCCCGGTGGCAGTTTGGGCAAGCGGTTATTATTGCGGGTAAACGACATTATGCATGTTGGTAGTAACATACCCTCAGTACCTGAATCGGCATTTATCAGCCAGGCTTTACTGGAAATGACCGAAAAAAAATTAGGCATGACCGCTATAGTTAATGAAAACAAACAGGTCATCGGTATTTTTACTGACGGCGATTTACGGCGTACCTTGGGGAAAAGCCTTGATATTCAGAATACCGCTATCAGTGAAGTTATGACATCTCAGTGCGCTGTTATTTCTGAGGATATTCTTGCTGCCGAAGCCATGCAAATTATGGAACAAAAAAAGATCAATGCCTTGATCGTTGTTGACAAACAACAATTTGCGATAGGCGCTTTGAATATGCATGATTTAATACGTGCAGGAATAGTGTGA